Proteins encoded together in one Helicobacter pylori window:
- the ruvC gene encoding crossover junction endodeoxyribonuclease RuvC produces MRILGIDPGSRKCGYAIISHTSNKLSLITAGFINITTTRLQEQILDLIEALDCLLDRYEVNEVAIEDIFFAYNPKSVIKLAQFRGALSLKILERIGNFSEYTPLQVKKALTGNGKAAKEQVAFMVKRLLNITSEIKPLDISDAIAVAITHAQRLKLH; encoded by the coding sequence ATGCGTATTTTAGGAATAGACCCAGGCAGTAGGAAATGCGGGTATGCTATCATTTCTCACACTTCTAACAAGCTTTCTTTAATCACGGCCGGGTTCATTAATATCACCACGACACGCTTGCAAGAACAGATTTTAGACTTGATAGAAGCCTTAGATTGCTTATTGGATCGTTACGAAGTCAATGAAGTAGCGATTGAAGACATTTTCTTTGCGTATAATCCTAAAAGCGTGATCAAGCTCGCGCAATTCAGGGGGGCGTTGTCCTTAAAGATTTTAGAAAGGATTGGTAATTTTAGCGAATACACGCCCTTGCAAGTCAAAAAAGCCCTAACCGGTAACGGGAAAGCCGCTAAAGAACAAGTAGCTTTTATGGTCAAACGCTTGCTTAATATCACAAGCGAAATCAAGCCTTTGGATATTAGCGATGCGATAGCCGTTGCTATCACGCATGCGCAACGCTTAAAGCTCCATTAA
- a CDS encoding NYN domain-containing protein, with protein sequence MKANTIILVDWENFRRDIKQTKCVNYNIALDVIVTIRAFLLDDEWISRIYFYTTPPFDFEHALWDKRNDTLQNEKNPGTEMKIFTSNDIEEILQSSEATKWEKIYSDVENFQHDLASLDQVELRLGRTKLNAIRVEFDGSYKALLEQKQVDMLMGLDIQRIAFKKIADRILIFSKDTDLIPALKLARDEGLRVDIADLSNRLSLLSQDLKYNSDKVRKLSSNEVKDKLFSIRENLTKTNWALN encoded by the coding sequence ATGAAAGCAAACACAATCATATTAGTGGATTGGGAGAATTTCAGGCGCGATATTAAACAAACAAAATGCGTTAATTACAATATCGCTTTAGATGTGATCGTTACTATCAGAGCTTTTTTACTAGATGATGAATGGATCAGTCGCATTTACTTTTATACCACCCCACCTTTTGATTTTGAACATGCGTTATGGGATAAGAGGAATGACACCCTCCAAAATGAAAAAAATCCGGGAACAGAAATGAAAATCTTCACAAGCAACGACATTGAAGAGATCTTACAAAGCAGTGAAGCGACTAAATGGGAGAAGATTTATAGCGATGTGGAAAATTTCCAACACGATCTAGCTTCATTGGATCAAGTGGAATTGAGATTGGGGAGGACTAAGTTAAACGCAATAAGAGTGGAGTTTGATGGGAGTTATAAGGCGTTATTAGAACAAAAGCAGGTGGATATGCTCATGGGTCTTGATATTCAAAGAATAGCCTTTAAAAAAATAGCCGATAGGATTCTTATATTTTCAAAAGATACGGATTTAATCCCAGCACTCAAATTAGCCAGAGATGAGGGGCTAAGGGTGGATATTGCCGATTTGTCTAACCGATTGTCTCTTCTTAGCCAGGATTTGAAATACAATTCGGATAAAGTGAGGAAATTGAGCAGTAACGAAGTCAAAGACAAGCTTTTTTCCATCAGAGAAAATCTCACTAAAACCAATTGGGCTTTAAACTAA